One stretch of Arachis hypogaea cultivar Tifrunner chromosome 20, arahy.Tifrunner.gnm2.J5K5, whole genome shotgun sequence DNA includes these proteins:
- the LOC112784088 gene encoding uncharacterized protein, protein MGAATAVERTRSRKKASSRGHHKFVGVRQRPSGRWVAEIKDSLQKVRLWLGTFDTAEDAARAYDTAARALRGVNARTNFDLPAAESGGAAASKRGAGSGFIPDCTEPFSFEDSSEAVADGDGLLGALKAKLFDVKGGGGRFPPPVVQSSMVSRSTQNQNQNQNQNCSVKNKELFSSSVVMLPNKMNNYNNNNNANCSSTCSLPCLISTSSNTCSKSGIMIPANANHDDHEGTFNSSHHHHQQFCQTPSPMTTWSNNEVSYDQLPWTHHQENGFLASSSTATLTWPNHLSGVNESNTVDNMGYNTDYHNPGTSNSSRNNSSMQFPLIGGVSNEGFWTMEQQQFLQCEGSNWFSSNGYWDPLLFVPSDL, encoded by the coding sequence ATGGGAGCAGCAACAGCAGTGGAAAGAACTCGCAGCAGAAAGAAGGCATCATCGAGAGGACACCACAAATTTGTAGGTGTTCGTCAGAGGCCATCAGGGAGATGGGTGGCTGAGATCAAAGATTCGTTGCAGAAGGTTAGACTCTGGCTCGGAACCTTCGACACGGCTGAAGACGCCGCTAGAGCTTATGACACTGCTGCCAGAGCCTTAAGAGGTGTCAATGCAAGGACAAACTTTGACTTGCCTGCTGCAGAGTCTGGTGGCGCCGCTGCTTCGAAGCGCGGCGCCGGTTCCGGCTTCATTCCTGATTGCACTGAGCCTTTTTCATTTGAGGATTCCAGTGAGGCTGTGGCTGATGGAGATGGCCTTCTTGGTGCACTCAAGGCTAAACTTTTTGATGTAAAGGGCGGAGGAGGGAGGTTTCCTCCGCCGGTTGTTCAATCAAGCATGGTTTCAAGGTCaactcagaatcagaatcagaatcagaatcagaactGTTCTGTGAAGAATAAAGAGTTGTTTTCTTCATCAGTAGTAATGCTCCCTAATAAGatgaataattataataataataataatgccaaTTGCAGCAGCACTTGTAGTTTGCCATGTTTGATTAGTACTTCATCAAACACTTGTTCTAAGAGTGGGATCATGATCCCTGCTAATGCTAATCATGATGATCATGAAGGAACTTTTAATagctctcatcatcatcatcaacaatttTGTCAAACCCCATCACCTATGACAACATGGTCAAATAATGAAGTATCATATGATCAATTACCATGGACTCATCATCAAGAGAATGGTTTTCTTGCATCTTCAAGCACAGCTACTCTTACATGGCCTAATCATCTCTCAGGGGTAAATGAGTCAAATACTGTAGATAATATGGGATATAATACAGATTATCATAATCCTGGAACATCAAATAGCAGCAGGAATAACAGTAGTATGCAATTTCCTCTGATTGGTGGAGTAAGCAATGAAGGATTTTGGACAATGGAGCAGCAACAATTTCTGCAATGTGAAGGCTCCAATTGGTTTTCTTCTAATGGATATTGGGATCCTCTTCTCTTTGTGCCCTCTGATCTATAG